Proteins from a genomic interval of Carcharodon carcharias isolate sCarCar2 chromosome 32, sCarCar2.pri, whole genome shotgun sequence:
- the LOC121272074 gene encoding pro-neuregulin-4, membrane-bound isoform-like, protein MDHSDMVTPAHGELCPNSYNSYCLNGGTCYILTTSNPFCWCNDSFKGSRCEEFLLESQKPDRTISPSLVVTIVMTLLIALAVIIGTHFCCKKWRQRRSNQQNSSLYHIVATRGAANIREILSVRIKKQDVDCRPV, encoded by the exons ATGGATCACAGTGACATGGTGACGCCAG CACATGGGGAGCTCTGCCCAAATAGCTACAATTCCTACTGTCTTAATGGAGGCACCTGCTACATTTTAACAACGTCCAATCCTTTCTGCTG GTGTAATGACAGCTTCAAAGGAAGCCGATGTGAAGAGTTCCTGCTTGAGAGCCAAAAGCCAGATAGGACCATAAGTCCATCGCTGGTTGTTACCATTGTGATGACTCTGCTTATTGCCTTAGCTGTGATTATTGGAACACACTTCTGCTGCAA GaaatggagacaaaggagaagcaATCAGCAGAATAGCAGCCTGTACCACATAGTAGCGACACGTGGAGCCGCCAACATCAGGGAGATATTATCAGTCAGAATCAAAAAGCAGGATGTGGATTGCAGACCTGTTTAA